A window of the Azospirillum formosense genome harbors these coding sequences:
- a CDS encoding Rrf2 family transcriptional regulator — protein sequence MLSQKAKYALRALIMLAERTDDELVLIAEIAERENIPRKFLEAILVELRKHGLLFAKRGKSGGYRLARPAEEISFGEVIRLIDGHLAPIPCASKNSFRPCEDCIDPPTCSVRWLMVQVRDATAQVLDNQTLSDALRHRQATGGLPVNFDI from the coding sequence ATGCTGTCGCAAAAAGCCAAATACGCCCTGCGTGCGCTGATCATGCTGGCCGAACGGACGGATGACGAACTCGTCCTGATCGCGGAAATCGCCGAGCGGGAGAACATTCCGCGCAAGTTCCTCGAAGCCATCCTGGTGGAGCTGCGCAAGCACGGCCTGCTGTTCGCCAAGCGCGGCAAGAGCGGCGGCTACCGTCTGGCGCGCCCGGCGGAGGAGATTTCCTTTGGCGAGGTGATCCGGCTGATCGACGGGCATCTGGCTCCGATTCCCTGCGCCAGCAAGAATTCCTTCCGCCCCTGCGAGGATTGCATCGACCCGCCGACCTGCTCGGTGCGCTGGCTGATGGTGCAGGTGCGCGACGCCACCGCCCAGGTGCTCGACAATCAGACGCTGTCCGACGCCCTGCGCCACCGTCAGGCGACCGGCGGCCTGCCCGTCAATTTCGACATCTGA